The nucleotide window GGACTCAAGCCTGTATTATTCTTCCTCTCCATGGCAAATGCCGGAAACAGCCAGCAGTACCAGGCAAATGGCCAAACCCTTCTTGATCTGTGTGCGTATTAATTTCATGAATTCACCTTTTTTTAGAACCTGTATGTGATTGTCACTCCGGCTTCGGCAGGTTTGCTGTAATTTACATAGAACCCATCTCCATAGACGGAATCATATGCTTTATCAAATATATTTTTCCCGTAAATATACACATCAAATTTCTCTGTTTCATAGCCGATCTTTGCATTGACAAGCTCGTAGGCATCTCTTTTAAACTCGTTCTTCTTATCCGTATACATATCCCCATATCCCGTTATATCAGCCCTGCAATAAAACCCTGTGACGCTCCTGTACTGAACGCCCACATTAAAGCTATATTCCGGGGCATAGGGTTTCTTATTGCCTTTGTAATTTCCTGCTGCATCTTTAAACTCATCAAACTCAACATCACTTAAGCCAACTCCTGCCATGAAACTCAGTCCCCGTACAGGCATGGCGGTAAGTTCAAGCTCAAAGCCCTTTCCTGTTGCCCTGGCAGCATTGGTTGTATAGGATCGTGCAGAATCAATCATTTCATGTACCTGCAAATCATCAATATCCATATAATAAACAGCAGCATTCAAAATAAGCCTGTTGTCAAAAAAACTGCTTTTTGCACCAATTTCATAGGACCACAGTTTTTCTTCATCATAGGACAGATACGCCTGTTCATGGGCATAAGGATTAAACCCGCCGGAAAGATAGCCTTTTGAAATGCCGGCATAGGTTATTATTGTAGGTTTAATTTTATATTCCACCCCGATTTTGGGAGAAATTTCATCCCAGTTATTATCAATTGAATATCCGGCAGATTCATACTCCTTTTTCTGATAATCATATCGCAGCCCGCCAAGAATCGTCAGTTTTTCACCAAGTAAAAAACCGGCATGGGTAAACGCAGAACCGGATGTCCCCTTTATTTCGTCTTTAGAAGCCATTGCCATGCCCGGAATGATTGAGTATAAAGTATAATCTGAAACGATTTTATCTTTATCAGCATAAAAGCCTGTTACAAGCTTAAGTTTCTCGTTTGAAAAACCGGTCCTTAACTCCTGGGACAACTTGGCATTTGAGTCGTTATTAACGCAATGCAAAAAAGTCTGGGGGGAAAAATCATAATCCAGCACCATATCCTTGCTTAACTTTCGATGGGCAGTGGTTGATGTTATTTTAAGGTTTTCAGTAACATCCCAGTCAACATTCAAGGATTGTGAGGATATTTTGCTCTTATTGCCCCCTGAAAAGTCACTGGTTACCTTTCTGTTTTCAGGAGCTGCAAGGCCATACATTGCAGCTCCCATGGGAGTTAAATTCATATGTCCCTGTTCATCATCATATTGACGGATTGATCCTTGCAAAACGATGTCAAGATTATCAGCCGGCGTGTATCTCAATTTTGCGCTGCCATACCGGCGCTGTATATCATCCACGGTTTCGCCTGAATTTTTATCCTCAACCCAGCCGTCTTTTTCATCCTGAAGGGCACAGATTCCAAAATAGAGCTTATCTTTTTTCATGGGGCCGGACATGGAAACTAAAGCCTTGCGTTTATTGTCCATACCGGCTTCACCTGCGATTTTGCCTGTAAAAATATTGCCGGGCTTTTTTGTTACTATATTGATCACACCTGCCTCGGAACTTTTACCATATAGCGTGCCCTGAGGGCCTTTTAACACCTCAATCCTTTCAATATCAAGCATATCCTGTTCATAGGCCATGCCGTCAAGAATGGGAACCCCGTCCACATACATGCCGGCGGATACGGAATGGGAATGGATATCGGCAAACATCCCCCTCATGACCGGAGCATTTGCACCTGAAATACCGTTTTCATAGATCATGAAATTGGGTGTATAGGCCGCCACATCCGAGATTGAATCAATCCTTAAATCTGAAATGCTTTTTTCAGTAAAAACAGTTATGCCGGCTGATACATCCTGAACATTTTCTTCCATCTTATTGGCGGTTATGGTGATTGAGTCAACCTGTACCGATTCTTGTGCCTGTGCCTGGGCAAAAATCATCCAGGTCATGGCCAGGCACATAAAAAACCTGCCTGCCCTCTTAAGAATTTGCATTTTTCAAATTTTCCTTTTCTTTTTTCCCTTTTATTATAGTATCCGGAAATTCCAGCTATTTCCTTGAAATATAAAGATCCATATCATTCAAAATCGGTCATGGTCCGGGATTGAATTGAGAGTTTTGAAATCTTTAGCAAAGGCCTTAAAACCTCAGCGTTGCCTGAACTCCGCATGTGAGGGGAGTGCCTAATATTCCTTTTTCTACGCCACCCCTACAGTTGACAAAGTTATAATATGTTTTATCAAATGCATTTTTTATGTAAAAATTGATATTAAAATTTTCAGTTTCATATCCTATTTTCGAATTTGCAATCATATAGGCTTCCTGGCTGTACTTGTTATCCTCGCCGAAATAACTTTTACCGAACCAGGAACCTTCGCCCCTGATGTATATTCCCCATGGAGAATTGTACTGTATGACGAGTCCTGCATTATAATCTGAGGCAAATGGGACACGGTTTCCCTCATATTCCCTGATTTCATGTTTTTCTAATTCCGTTTCAAGCAAGCCAAAAGATGCCATAACCTGCAGCCCGGCAAACGGGCGGAAGATTGTCTCCAGCTCAATTCCCCAGAGAGTTGCTTCCGCTGCATTTTTATAACTCATCTGCCATGTGTCGGGATCAGTATACATTATCTGGATATCGTCCACGGTCGTGTAAAATCCGCACATGTTCGCAATAATCCTGTTGTTCAGCCAGTTTGTTTTCACTCCCGTCTCATATGACCATGCATATTCAGGATCAAACATGGCATCTTCAGGTGTATCTCCCATATGGGAGGAATAACCTCCTGATTTATATCCCTTTGCAACGCTCACATAGGTCATGATTGAATCGTTCGCCCTGAAATCCACAACAAGCTTGGGGGAAACAGCATCCCAGGTTGTGGATGCCTCATAGTCTGCGATAACCGTTCCATTCACGTTGTGAAGGAAGTCGGTCTCTTTTTTATCCCTGTCATAACGAAGTCCCGCAGTAATAGTCAGTCTTTCCTGAAAGGTATACCCTGCCTGCCCGAATAATGAGAATATGTCTGTTTCAATTTCAGATTCGGTTATATCATCGGCATATATTCCGGTGGGAGCATCCATGGTTCCGGTGTCCTTGCGGAAATTATAGTCAGTATCCTCTTCCCCTTTAAGATAAAATCCTCCAAAGATCCACTGAAAAGCATTTTCTTTATCCGTTGAAGCAAGGCGGAGCTCCTGCATCCACTTGTTACTGTCCTGATCATTAACCGCATACTTGAGATTAGCTCCTCCGGAAACAAAATCCTTGCCGCCAATGCTTTGAGATTCACCGGAAACCTTTGCCGTTATTAATGTAAGGTCAAACCATGGTGTATGATGCTTGATTCTCAGAGACCTGATATTTCCATATGTATCACCTTTTTCATCAAGTCCCATGTTTTTAATTTTAAAGGGATCACTGTCCTTTGGAACCCATACTCCATGATCGGAATCGCTATCCTCATCAATTGAGGTAAAAAGGATATTTGTCTCATCCAAAGGAACCCATCTCATCTGAAACCTGCCTGAAATCCAGTTGTCCTTGTGCGTATCCGCGCCCTCTTCCTCAATATAGCTGTCCCTTGTTTTGTATTTTCCTGCAAATCCCATAAAAAGTTTGTCTTTAACAACAGGTCCGCTTACCGAAGCCTTGTATGATCTTAAATCATAATTTCCGTATTCCGCCGTAGCATTTGCCCTGAAGGTGTTGCCTGGTTTTTTTGTTATAATATTTACAACGCCTCCGGCGGAGTTTAATCCGTACAGGTTCCCCTGAGGTCCCCTCAATACCTCTATGCGCTCGGTTTCATAGAGATTTGTGAGCTTTGTCCATGAAGAGAGAATTGCAGGCACGTCATCAACATATATACCGACCGCTCTTGAAGAAGTTATAAGATTGGTCTGTCCCCTTATGCTGTCATAACCGCCCATGTTGCCGCTTGCATAGCTCGAAAAATTCGGGATATGAATGTGGATATCATTAAATGAATTTATTCCCGCATCCTCTATCTGCATTTCACTCAAGGCTGATACGCTGCCCGCCACATCCTGGATGTTTTCTTCCATCTTGTTGGCGGTTATGGTGATTGTATCAACCTGTACCGCATCTTGTGCCTGTACCTGGGCGGAAATAAGCCAGACCAAAGCCAAAACTATAAAAAGCCTGCCCCTGCTTTTAATGATTTGCATTTTTACAAGTTCCTTTTCTTTTTTTCTTGTATTATAAATACTTGACGATTTATCCCATTTCCTTGCAGTATCGAGATCCATATCATTCAAGGGCGTTGTCAAAGTGCGAAATTAAAAAAATTAAAATCCCGTACGAATCATGGCACCTGCCATTTCGCCCTGCTGAAAAGCTATATTACTTCCATGGCAAGGCAGGCTGCTTTAAAACAGCCTGCCGTACAGGCCTGGTCTATTTAACGTTAAAAGTCAGACTGCCACCATGGTAAACCTGATTGGCTTTGCCGTAGAGGTTTTTGAGAGGACCGTCTTTGGTCACATCTTCCTTGTGGCTGACACCGATCATCCACTGACCTGAACTGAGTACACGGAACTGGGCTTTTCCCTTCTTAATGTAAGAAAATAATGAAAAACCGTCACTTTGTCCAAAGCTGCTGCTATGGGCGGTGATATAATCCATACTCCCGGCTTTGGCATCCAGGGGTTTGCCGTAAAAAAGCACATCCACCTCAACCAGATCACCTATATGCAGATTGCTCAGATCAGTGCGGGGAATAATTTCCAGACCGTGACCAAGGGGTTTTGGGTTGGTCCATTTGCCAACCGTGAGGTAGGATTTGGCAAAGGCCTGATATTTAACGGCCATTAATACTTTTTTAATGTCTTTGACTTCGTTTTTCGGTTTCAGTTTAAGCCGTTTATTGCCTTTTTTATCAATAAACTGGGTGTAAAATGTGGATTTTGACATTGCACTGATTTGATACACACCTTGGGCGCTGTCTTTTTTGAAAGCGATTTTCTGGGTGCCAAGGTCAGCGGCAAAAAGATCAAAATTGCCTGTGGTAAGATCCGGCGTGCTGAGCTTGAATTCCGGTTTGATAAGATCTGTTTTCTTAAGATTTGGATCAATCAGTTCAAATTGTTCAATGGCAATCCGGCCGTTTGGAGATGTAAGGATATCATCCATGGGCAAAGCATGCCCCCATCCCAGGGAAATCATGGCATGCCTGGACTTGTGGGCATGGGATTCAAACGAGTTGATCCAGACCGAATGGGCAAACACACTGGTGGAAAAAGCAAGTGCTGCAATCAAAGTAAAACACATGGTAATTTTTTTGTTCATTTTTCTTCTCCTGTTTATCGGGTTGATTTAACGGGCTATTTCCCAAAGGGTTTTGCCCAGACAAGCAATATCGGTGTAACAAAATAATCGGTTAGAAGGGCTGACAGGATACCCACTATTGTTAATGTCCCCATGATAACAAAAACATTGGCGATGGAAGTCAGGTAAACCGAATAATTCGCCATGATGATCAAAGTGGTGAGAAACAGAGGTATCCCTATGGCCGTAAAGGTTTTTCTTGTACTCATGTGATAATCCCCGCATCGCTCATACTCAAGTTTTGTATGGTTGATAAAATGGATGGTGTCGTCCACGGCAAGGCCCAGCAGCATGGGCATAATGGTAATGGTCATCATATCAAGGGGAACACCTGCCCATCCCATGAGTCCTCCAACGGCTATGGCCGGGGTAATATTGGGAATCATGGCAATAAGCCCGGTTTTAAAGCTGCCGAAAACAATGGTCATCAACAGGGTGATAACGCATATGGCTACGAAAAAAGAAGTTATCTGCCCCCAGGAAACCACGTCCTGCATGACTGTAAACTGGGCTATGGAACCTGCCATGGAAATTGTGGCATTTGGGTACATTTTTTGCGCACTTGCCTTTAAGGTTAACAGTTCATTTTTTGCCTCAAAGGAATTATAATCTTCCAGGTCAACCATGAACCTTAAGCGTTTATAATCATAGTCAATCCATTTTTCAGCTTCTCTTCCACCGGCGTTCTCATAAAGGAGCATGATCTGGGCAACCATTTCCCGGGTTTCGGGAATTTTATAAAATTCATGATCTCCCTGGTTCAACGCCTGGTTCATGTCCTTTATGATCTCAACAATGGATGTCACCCTTTTTGTAAGCTTATATCCTTTAGCCTCCTGCATGAGTTGATCAAGCTTCTTTAAATTTTCAGGTTCCCTTGCCATGCCGTTTTCCTTAAACTCAACGACAAGATTATAAGAATAAAGAGAGCCCACCTCGGAATGACTGACATAATCCAATCTTTCAACATAGGGAACTTTTAATCCCATGTTTTTTCGTACATCAAAGGAGACTTCAAGAAACGTAAGCCCAAACCCGCATATGAGGACGCTAAAAACAAAAACCGCCATTATTGCCACGGGCCGGGCAAGTACTATTATACCAAGGCTGTCCATAAGATTTCCAAGCCTGTGATTAATGCTTTTTGCACGTTTTTTTTCAGGGCGGGGCGTTTTGTTTTTCCCAAAGCTTAATAAGCTTGGGATCATTATAATTACAAAGCAGAAGATCACGGCAACCAGCAGGGAAGTTGCTGACCCAATCCACCTGACAGGTTTTACTTCCACAAAATGAAAAGAAGCAAGGGCACCAATGGTGGTAAGGGCTGTAAACAGAAGGGGCCACCCTGTTTCTTTCATTGCATGATAAATGGATTCTTTTCTTTTGCCTGTTTTTGCAAATTCCCTGTCAAAAAACGAAAACACATGGATGGAATAACCGATGGAAACGGCAATACCAAGGTATATCGGGACAACTACCATTCCAATATCAATTGAAATACCCAGAAGCCCCTGGATCCCAAAGGTTATAAAAACACTGCCGAATGCAACAAGAATGGAAATCAAAACGCTCCTGAAAGACCGCAGGGCCAGGGACAGCACAACAAGGGATGCCAGAAGTGAAAGCCCCATGGTTCTTTTCATCTCATGTTTGAAAAAACTCATTTTCTCATGGGAAAGAACCGGAAGGCCGGCCGATTTTGGATTGAGTATCTGATATTTATCCTGGCCGATAATCTTAACAGCCGTTTTTCCCACAACCATATCAGCACCTTGGTTGGTTTCACTTCGCCACCCGTCCGGAAAGGGGTGAAGTCTTAACATGATCCAGGACTGGGTGCTGTCCCTTGAAATAAGTTTTCCCACAAGCAGTTTTTTTGAAAGGGCAAGACTTCTTATCTTTTCCAATTGCCCGGGATCTGTGGGGATAATATCCGGAACAAGATTTATGATCTCAATACCGCTTTCATTTCCAATGGAAAATTCGCAATCCGTTATTGACATGATATCGTCTGCAAAGGGAATCTTTTGTTTGAGCTCATGGCCAAGCTCCCTTATTTTAGACAGAATTTCAGGCGTAAAAAGATCGTCAACCTCCACCATGACCGCCACATAATCACTGTTTCCAAAAATATCCTTAAACTCGTCTTCGGATATTTTTAATGCGGAATTCTCAAGCATATAGCTGTCCCACCCGGCCTCGGTCTTGATTTTTGACAGCCCTGAAAAAGCAATGCCTAAAACCATAATAAACAAAAGGATATTCACATACCTGAACCGTACTATCAATTTAGCCAGCCCATAAAAAAACCAATTGATTTTTTTAATTTCAATCATGGTTGCTCCCTGTAATTTTTTGTAAAATTTTTATTATAATTAAAAACTATATTTTGCCCTGGCCCATACCTGGGTATTATCCTTGTATCTTCCAAAACCGCCTGATCTTTTTCCTGTAAAGATATCCGAACCAAAAAACAGGGAAAAACCATCCATGACCTGGTATTCCGAACTGAGCCGGGTCAAGCTGTCCTTTTCATCCAGATTTAAATAATGCATCCCTGATAAAATAAGCTTTTCCCTGAATAATTTTTTAGAGATATTCGCCGTTACCATTGCTGATTGTTTTGTCTGCTGAATCTTTGCTGAATAATCAAGGATTCTGTCTTCTGTAACCTGGAACGACAAAAACCAGTTGCTTCCCGGTGACCAGTCAAGACCCAAAAGCCATTTGATTTGATCCTTTTTTTCAAGGGAAGCATCCCTGGGTGTTGACAAATACCGGTTGCCATGAGAAAAAGCCGCCTCGCCCCTGAAAACAAAATCATTGTAAGGCCTGGATAATTCCAAACCATAAATATGGAGACGGTAAAATTGAGGATTTACCTGGCACGAACCAGTGTTGCCGGTATATGCATAATACGGAAAATCATTCCAGGTATAAAAATAGGAAACAGCCATATCAAACCCCGGCAAAAAAAGTGCATACTTTGCTCCCAATTCCCCGTTTTCAATATTTTTTTCAGGTTTATTCCCGGCCGTGATGCTGGTGCAGGATAAATCCCCCAAAGACCAGGGGCTGTCCTTATCCGGTGAAATACCCTGCCTGAAAAACGGGATATAAATCAACTCACCTGTGCCATGAGTTCCAAGGAACCTTAATTTTACGGCATCAACCGCCATCCTGATCTCATCAAAATCCCTGGTGATATATTCAGACAGATCAGAAGGCGAGATATTATCCGTGATGCGAAAGCCGTCGGCATTTCCCCAGATAATAATCTGCCTTCCAAGGCGTAAATCCCATGATGAAGCAACATAATCAATATACGCCTCATGCATCGAAATTCCTGATTCATCTTCCAATTTATGATTTGCCGAAAGATTTATTGATGTAAATAAAGACCAAACGTCCTTAAAGCTTCGCGTTTCAAGCCTTGCCATTGTCTCGGATGCAAGCAAATCATTGGGGCTTTCAACCTGCATACAATGCCGTGTCTCTACATATCCTGAAAAATCAAATTCCCGGCCTGAAAATTCAAAACCATGGGATGTTGCGGCAAAAATAAAGCCCAAAACCATCGCAAGACAGGTCTTTATCCGACAAAATCTCACCTGACGATGCCCCGGGATATTGTAGCAGTCTGGAAAAAAGAATCCGCAACGCCGATATTGTATTTAACATTACTCATCTTCATTATTGTGGTATGATTTTCCCTTGTATTTTGCATTTCCATCTCAAAGATGGTCCAGATAGCGTTGTGCAGCTTTAAATCTTTGACCGCAAAGGTTTTAATCAAACCCTGGGAATCATAATATTCAGCTTTAACAACAGCCTTTGCATCCTTGTTGACCCACAGGATTTTTCTGTCATAATAGGTATCTTTTTCAAGGGGAACAGACTCAATCTTCCAGCAGCTTGAGCCATTGATTGATTCTTCTCCGGTTAAGAAATGGGTGTCTTCATCAACATTTCTTTTGCCCATGTCATCATAGGTGAAATCACTTCCCATGAAATAATCATTGGTGGATTCCCCACAAATTCTCCTTACCTTTCTTAAGGCCGGCATATAGAGCCATTTATCATCATCCCTGCCAGGTGTATCCCATTCCCACGAGAGAAAAGAGGTGTCTTTGACATCTGCTGGTTTTTTAAAACACATCAGCTTTTTGGAATCTTTGCCATAGTCCTTTCTATAAGAGACCATCTGCCTTACCCGTTTTTTTCCCCTGTGATTTACAAGGGTCATCTCAACAATTGTTTTTGAATCATCGCCATCTTCACGCTCATCAACCATGACCATCACATCCCGGCCTGTTAACGCCAGAGCATTTACACAAAAAAATCCCGGAATTAAAAACAGACACAAAATTGCAATAAAAAATATTTTTCCGACCATTCAACCTCCTGATTATAAATCAATACAATATTAGCTTTTAATTAAAATATTTGGCACTCCTAACATATAAAAATCATTATTTACTACCCCGAGAGGGAGTTTTTATGCTCCATAAGGGAGTTAGAAACAAAAAAACAACACATTGAAAGCGTAAAAATCCTGAGAAACTAAACTGTCCGGATACATGGAATTGAATACTTCTATTAGCTTTAATAAAAAAATTAGCCTTGCCTAACTTTTTTTATTGACAAAACCCAGATACCCAGTTTATATTCTCTTTTAAAAAGTTGGACAATCCAAACTTTGTTATCTCTAACTTTAAGGATAAAAGTATGAAATCAAACTTTTATTTAAAAACTAAAAAAAACACTCAACCAAGAAATAATATCAGAATAAAGGAAAAAACATGTCAGATATACTGTCAAAATTTATGAACATCTGGGAAGTGAAAAGCCATTTCAAGTGTCCGATTATTGGTGCAATGCTTTCTGTTGAAAAGCATAAAAACATTTTAAAGAAATGTGGTTATAACGTAAAGGAAATGAAGCCCTATGAATACCACCAGCAGATCATGATAAAGCTTCATGATAAAAACCATGTGTCGGTAAAGGTGAACAATTATATCCTAAACATTGCCCGTAAGCTGATGATTCGGATCAACGGCCTGCCGGATCATGAAATACGATCACTTTGGAAGAAACAATTAAAAAAAGGAAACGTAGGCCCCATGATGTATGCCATCGTTTCCTATAAAAACACCGATATGGAACTGCTCCAGGATGTCTACGGAGAAGTACATATGCAGGCACATGCCAACATGACTGAAATTTTTCATATCCGGCAAAAACAGCGCAGGTCAGAGGAAATCCTCACACAAATGCAAAAAAAAATAACCCTTAAAAATGAAGAATTCAAAACACTGTCTGATATACGAAAGGCAGACAAAAAAAAAATAGCCTTGCTCAAGGCTGAAAACCTTACCATGCAAACAAGGATAACTGAGTTGGAAAAAACACTTTATCCGAAGAGCTATCAGGAAAATACCACCCGCAGCTTAGAGTTAAAAATCACTGATCTTGAACAATGCATTAAAAACGAACAGAAAAAGTTGAGGATCAAGGAACGTGAAAAAAAATCCATCCAGATAGAGCTTTTCAGTGTCAGGAATAAAAACGAATTGATGAAAGAGGAAAT belongs to Desulfobacula toluolica Tol2 and includes:
- a CDS encoding TonB-dependent receptor — its product is MQILKRAGRFFMCLAMTWMIFAQAQAQESVQVDSITITANKMEENVQDVSAGITVFTEKSISDLRIDSISDVAAYTPNFMIYENGISGANAPVMRGMFADIHSHSVSAGMYVDGVPILDGMAYEQDMLDIERIEVLKGPQGTLYGKSSEAGVINIVTKKPGNIFTGKIAGEAGMDNKRKALVSMSGPMKKDKLYFGICALQDEKDGWVEDKNSGETVDDIQRRYGSAKLRYTPADNLDIVLQGSIRQYDDEQGHMNLTPMGAAMYGLAAPENRKVTSDFSGGNKSKISSQSLNVDWDVTENLKITSTTAHRKLSKDMVLDYDFSPQTFLHCVNNDSNAKLSQELRTGFSNEKLKLVTGFYADKDKIVSDYTLYSIIPGMAMASKDEIKGTSGSAFTHAGFLLGEKLTILGGLRYDYQKKEYESAGYSIDNNWDEISPKIGVEYKIKPTIITYAGISKGYLSGGFNPYAHEQAYLSYDEEKLWSYEIGAKSSFFDNRLILNAAVYYMDIDDLQVHEMIDSARSYTTNAARATGKGFELELTAMPVRGLSFMAGVGLSDVEFDEFKDAAGNYKGNKKPYAPEYSFNVGVQYRSVTGFYCRADITGYGDMYTDKKNEFKRDAYELVNAKIGYETEKFDVYIYGKNIFDKAYDSVYGDGFYVNYSKPAEAGVTITYRF
- a CDS encoding TonB-dependent receptor, with translation MQIIKSRGRLFIVLALVWLISAQVQAQDAVQVDTITITANKMEENIQDVAGSVSALSEMQIEDAGINSFNDIHIHIPNFSSYASGNMGGYDSIRGQTNLITSSRAVGIYVDDVPAILSSWTKLTNLYETERIEVLRGPQGNLYGLNSAGGVVNIITKKPGNTFRANATAEYGNYDLRSYKASVSGPVVKDKLFMGFAGKYKTRDSYIEEEGADTHKDNWISGRFQMRWVPLDETNILFTSIDEDSDSDHGVWVPKDSDPFKIKNMGLDEKGDTYGNIRSLRIKHHTPWFDLTLITAKVSGESQSIGGKDFVSGGANLKYAVNDQDSNKWMQELRLASTDKENAFQWIFGGFYLKGEEDTDYNFRKDTGTMDAPTGIYADDITESEIETDIFSLFGQAGYTFQERLTITAGLRYDRDKKETDFLHNVNGTVIADYEASTTWDAVSPKLVVDFRANDSIMTYVSVAKGYKSGGYSSHMGDTPEDAMFDPEYAWSYETGVKTNWLNNRIIANMCGFYTTVDDIQIMYTDPDTWQMSYKNAAEATLWGIELETIFRPFAGLQVMASFGLLETELEKHEIREYEGNRVPFASDYNAGLVIQYNSPWGIYIRGEGSWFGKSYFGEDNKYSQEAYMIANSKIGYETENFNINFYIKNAFDKTYYNFVNCRGGVEKGILGTPLTCGVQATLRF
- a CDS encoding DUF4198 domain-containing protein, with amino-acid sequence MNKKITMCFTLIAALAFSTSVFAHSVWINSFESHAHKSRHAMISLGWGHALPMDDILTSPNGRIAIEQFELIDPNLKKTDLIKPEFKLSTPDLTTGNFDLFAADLGTQKIAFKKDSAQGVYQISAMSKSTFYTQFIDKKGNKRLKLKPKNEVKDIKKVLMAVKYQAFAKSYLTVGKWTNPKPLGHGLEIIPRTDLSNLHIGDLVEVDVLFYGKPLDAKAGSMDYITAHSSSFGQSDGFSLFSYIKKGKAQFRVLSSGQWMIGVSHKEDVTKDGPLKNLYGKANQVYHGGSLTFNVK
- a CDS encoding efflux RND transporter permease subunit, translated to MIEIKKINWFFYGLAKLIVRFRYVNILLFIMVLGIAFSGLSKIKTEAGWDSYMLENSALKISEDEFKDIFGNSDYVAVMVEVDDLFTPEILSKIRELGHELKQKIPFADDIMSITDCEFSIGNESGIEIINLVPDIIPTDPGQLEKIRSLALSKKLLVGKLISRDSTQSWIMLRLHPFPDGWRSETNQGADMVVGKTAVKIIGQDKYQILNPKSAGLPVLSHEKMSFFKHEMKRTMGLSLLASLVVLSLALRSFRSVLISILVAFGSVFITFGIQGLLGISIDIGMVVVPIYLGIAVSIGYSIHVFSFFDREFAKTGKRKESIYHAMKETGWPLLFTALTTIGALASFHFVEVKPVRWIGSATSLLVAVIFCFVIIMIPSLLSFGKNKTPRPEKKRAKSINHRLGNLMDSLGIIVLARPVAIMAVFVFSVLICGFGLTFLEVSFDVRKNMGLKVPYVERLDYVSHSEVGSLYSYNLVVEFKENGMAREPENLKKLDQLMQEAKGYKLTKRVTSIVEIIKDMNQALNQGDHEFYKIPETREMVAQIMLLYENAGGREAEKWIDYDYKRLRFMVDLEDYNSFEAKNELLTLKASAQKMYPNATISMAGSIAQFTVMQDVVSWGQITSFFVAICVITLLMTIVFGSFKTGLIAMIPNITPAIAVGGLMGWAGVPLDMMTITIMPMLLGLAVDDTIHFINHTKLEYERCGDYHMSTRKTFTAIGIPLFLTTLIIMANYSVYLTSIANVFVIMGTLTIVGILSALLTDYFVTPILLVWAKPFGK
- a CDS encoding DUF1302 family protein — its product is MVLGFIFAATSHGFEFSGREFDFSGYVETRHCMQVESPNDLLASETMARLETRSFKDVWSLFTSINLSANHKLEDESGISMHEAYIDYVASSWDLRLGRQIIIWGNADGFRITDNISPSDLSEYITRDFDEIRMAVDAVKLRFLGTHGTGELIYIPFFRQGISPDKDSPWSLGDLSCTSITAGNKPEKNIENGELGAKYALFLPGFDMAVSYFYTWNDFPYYAYTGNTGSCQVNPQFYRLHIYGLELSRPYNDFVFRGEAAFSHGNRYLSTPRDASLEKKDQIKWLLGLDWSPGSNWFLSFQVTEDRILDYSAKIQQTKQSAMVTANISKKLFREKLILSGMHYLNLDEKDSLTRLSSEYQVMDGFSLFFGSDIFTGKRSGGFGRYKDNTQVWARAKYSF
- a CDS encoding outer membrane lipoprotein-sorting protein yields the protein MVGKIFFIAILCLFLIPGFFCVNALALTGRDVMVMVDEREDGDDSKTIVEMTLVNHRGKKRVRQMVSYRKDYGKDSKKLMCFKKPADVKDTSFLSWEWDTPGRDDDKWLYMPALRKVRRICGESTNDYFMGSDFTYDDMGKRNVDEDTHFLTGEESINGSSCWKIESVPLEKDTYYDRKILWVNKDAKAVVKAEYYDSQGLIKTFAVKDLKLHNAIWTIFEMEMQNTRENHTTIMKMSNVKYNIGVADSFFQTATISRGIVR
- a CDS encoding DUF2325 domain-containing protein, which gives rise to MSDILSKFMNIWEVKSHFKCPIIGAMLSVEKHKNILKKCGYNVKEMKPYEYHQQIMIKLHDKNHVSVKVNNYILNIARKLMIRINGLPDHEIRSLWKKQLKKGNVGPMMYAIVSYKNTDMELLQDVYGEVHMQAHANMTEIFHIRQKQRRSEEILTQMQKKITLKNEEFKTLSDIRKADKKKIALLKAENLTMQTRITELEKTLYPKSYQENTTRSLELKITDLEQCIKNEQKKLRIKEREKKSIQIELFSVRNKNELMKEEIQSLVEGFKLCASPGCTEKSNCQISGNCTENTCPRYQLCAKRIFMIGGLTKMESLYRKIVETAGGEFNYHDGYMKNAHTNLKAKVKQCDVVLCPVNCNSHGACLKVKKLCNRYNKQLKILNSSSLSAVSQALFIPENEARMN